One genomic window of Syngnathus acus chromosome 11, fSynAcu1.2, whole genome shotgun sequence includes the following:
- the tspan13b gene encoding tetraspanin-13b, with protein sequence MGCAGFTCSKHSLCALNILYVMVSLLMIAIAAWGKWFGLVSSFQVVGGVIGVGVFLFFVALAGLIGAVKHHQVLLFFYMIILFMVFIVQFSVSSACLAINKEQQDHLLEVGWNNSRSTQKDVEKTLNCCGFRQVDLNATCRAACFPNHSCLPCADKIQEHADEVLRFVGGTGLFFSFTEIVGVWLTYRYRNQKDPRANPSAFL encoded by the exons ATGGGTTGCGCTGGATTCACCTGCTCCAAGCACTCCCTGTGCGCGCTCAACATCCTCTATGTT ATGGTGAGCCTGCTGATGATTGCAATCGCAGCATGGGGGAAGTGGTTCGGTCTGGTCTCCAGTTTCCAGGTAGTGGGTGGCGTCATTGGAGTTGgcgtcttcctcttctttgtgGCTCTGGCCGGTCTCATCGGTGCCGTGAAGCACCATCAggtcctcctcttcttt TACATGATCATCCTGTTCATGGTGTTTATCGTGCAGTTCTCTGTTTCCAGTGCCTGTCTGGCTATCAACAAAGAGCAACAG GATCATCTGCTGGAGGTGGGCTGGAATAACTCCCGCAGCACTCAAAAAGACGTGGAGAAGACGCTCAACTGCTGCGGCTTCCGACAGGTTGACCTCAACGCCACCTGCCGCGCC GCTTGTTTCCCCAATCACTCCTGTTTGCCGTGCGCCGATAAGATCCAGGAACACGCCGATGAAGTCCTGCGTTTTGTAGGAGGGACTGGCCtctttttcagttttactGAG ATTGTGGGCGTGTGGCTGACGTACCGCTACAGGAACCAGAAGGACCCCCGAGCAAACCCCAGTGCGTTCCTCTGA
- the agr2 gene encoding anterior gradient protein 2 homolog isoform X2 yields the protein MIKTSVSLLLVLVAASFTLAKYTPKTGKRVPQTLSRGWGDQLIWAQTYEEGLYWARSKNKPLMVLFHLDDCPHSQALKKVFAEDNELQKILDEDLVVLNLVYETTDKHLSPDGQYVPRIIFVDPSMTVRADVTGRYANRMYAYEPNDVKLLISNMKKARKLLKSEL from the exons ATGATCAAAACGTCCGTGTCACTCCTCTTGGTGCTTGTCGCTGCGTCCTTTACCCTTGCCAAATATACCCCGAAGACAGGCAAGAGGGTCCCTCAAACTCTGTCCAGAG GATGGGGCGATCAGTTGATCTGGGCTCAGACGTACGAGGAAGGACTGTACTGGGCCAGGTCAAA GAACAAACCCTTGATGGTCCTCTTTCACCTGGACGACTGTCCACACAGCCAGG CACTGAAGAAAGTGTTTGCAGAGGACAATGAGCTCCAAAAAATCCTTGATGAGGATTTGGTTGTACTCAACCTGGTG tATGAAACCACAGACAAACATCTCTCCCCTGACGGACAGTATGTTCCCCGAATCATTTTTGTTG ACCCCTCCATGACGGTGAGGGCCGACGTGACCGGTCGCTACGCCAACCGCATGTATGCCTACGAACCAAATGACGTCAAACTAT TGATAAGCAACATGAAGAAGGCCAGGAAACTCCTCAAGTCGGAGCTTTGA
- the agr2 gene encoding anterior gradient protein 2 homolog isoform X1 has protein sequence MSWYFFQVSSSNLAKMIKTSVSLLLVLVAASFTLAKYTPKTGKRVPQTLSRGWGDQLIWAQTYEEGLYWARSKNKPLMVLFHLDDCPHSQALKKVFAEDNELQKILDEDLVVLNLVYETTDKHLSPDGQYVPRIIFVDPSMTVRADVTGRYANRMYAYEPNDVKLLISNMKKARKLLKSEL, from the exons ATGTCATGGTATTTCTTTCAAGTCTCTTCCAGTAACCTTGCAAAGATGATCAAAACGTCCGTGTCACTCCTCTTGGTGCTTGTCGCTGCGTCCTTTACCCTTGCCAAATATACCCCGAAGACAGGCAAGAGGGTCCCTCAAACTCTGTCCAGAG GATGGGGCGATCAGTTGATCTGGGCTCAGACGTACGAGGAAGGACTGTACTGGGCCAGGTCAAA GAACAAACCCTTGATGGTCCTCTTTCACCTGGACGACTGTCCACACAGCCAGG CACTGAAGAAAGTGTTTGCAGAGGACAATGAGCTCCAAAAAATCCTTGATGAGGATTTGGTTGTACTCAACCTGGTG tATGAAACCACAGACAAACATCTCTCCCCTGACGGACAGTATGTTCCCCGAATCATTTTTGTTG ACCCCTCCATGACGGTGAGGGCCGACGTGACCGGTCGCTACGCCAACCGCATGTATGCCTACGAACCAAATGACGTCAAACTAT TGATAAGCAACATGAAGAAGGCCAGGAAACTCCTCAAGTCGGAGCTTTGA
- the abcf1 gene encoding ATP-binding cassette sub-family F member 1 isoform X1 yields MPKKGQEEAEWVGDEDQPTTEKAVKKGKKDKKGKKSFFEELQTEEKPEKEVKVPAKDAKQPHKKKKDRRKDKGEDAGNDSDEDVLLKLKKLSAQASDEEDEPVVAPRKGNKKNKGGNIFAALSQGMSGEEDNSDLDQQEEPVKKEAEKGKKKDKAKAKVKLPENDEDEKPKDKMKAIKKTAAEKSHHDEDEGENSDDDDMLMSAEDVIAEQAKQQQDDDPFSNLSKKEKKKKKKMMEYERQVASLRAQNALEGDFSISQAEMSSRQAMLENASDIKLERFSISAHGKELFVNADLLIVAGRRYGLVGPNGKGKTTLLKHIANRALSIPPNIDVLLCEQEVVADDTPAVQAVLKADTRRLKLLQEEKQLQARLEKGEDSVADRLDKVYEELRVIGAAAAEPKARRILAGLSFTPEMQNRPTKRFSGGWRMRVSLARALFMEPTLLMLDEPTNHLDLNAVIWLNNYLQGWKKTLLIVSHDQSFLDEVCTDIMHLDNQKLYYYRGNYLTFKKMYVQKQKELQKQYDKQEKKLKDLKAGGKSTKQAEKQTKEALTRKQQKGKKKGGQEEESHEATELLKRPKEYTVKFTFPNPPPLSPPILGLHSVDFSYDGHKPLFRNVDFGIDMESRICIVGPNGVGKSTLLLLLNGKLNPTKGEMRKNHRLKIGFFNQQYADQLNMEENPTEYLMRNFNLPYQDGRKCLGRFGLESHAHTIQISKLSGGQKARVVFAELSCRQPDVLILDEPTNNLDIESIDALSEAINEYKGAVIIVSHDARLITETQCQLWVVEDYSVNQIDGDFDEYKREVLESLGETMVNKVNP; encoded by the exons ATGCCGAAGAAAGGACAAGAAGAAGCAGAGTGGGTGGGCGACGAAGATCAGCCTACAACAG AAAAGGCTGTGAAAAAGGGGAAGAAAGataaaaaggggaaaaaaagt TTTTTCGAGGAACTCCAGACAGAGGAGAAACCTGAAAAAGAAGTTAAGGTTCCTGCGAAAGATGCAAAACAG cctcataaaaagaaaaaggaccGCCGTAAAGACAAAGGTGAAGATGCGGGCAATGACAGCGATGAAGATGTCTTGCTGAAGCTTAAAAAGCTCTCGGCGCAAGCCAGTGATGAAGAAGATGAACCTG TTGTTGCCCCCAGGAAAGGAAACAAGAAGAACAAG GGTGGTAACATTTTTGCAGCTCTCAGCCAGGGTATGAGTGGTGAGGAAGACAACTCGGATTTGGACCAGCAAGAGGAACCAGTCAAAAAG GAGGCTGAGAAGGGCAAGAAAAAAGATAAAGCTAAAGCTAAGGTGAAG TTACCAGAGAACGATGAGGATGAGAAACCCAAggacaaaatgaaagcaatt AAAAAGACAGCGGCCGAGAAATCGCATCATGATGAAGACGAGGGAGAGAACAGTGACGATGACGACATGCTGATG AGTGCTGAAGATGTCATCGCCGAGCAGGCCAAACAGCAGCAGGACGATGACCCCTTTTCTAACCTTAGcaagaaggagaaaaagaagaagaaaaaaatg ATGGAGTATGAGCGTCAAGTGGCAAGTCTCCGTGCCCAGAATGCCTTGGAAGGGGATTTCTCCATTTCCCAAGCTGAAATGTCCTCCAGACAGGCCATGCTGGAGAACGCGTCTGACATCAAG CTGGAGAGGTTCAGCATTTCTGCCCATGGCAAAGAGCTTTTTGTCAACGCTGATCTCCTCATAGTGGCAGGAAGAAGATATGGTTTGGTCGGACCAAACGG CAAAGGGAAGACCACGTTGCTGAAACACATCGCCAACAGAGCTCTGAGCATTCCCCCCAACATCGACGTGTTGCTATGCGAGCAAG AGGTGGTGGCTGACGACACGCCGGCAGTTCAGGCGGTGCTGAAGGCCGACACTCGCCGCCTGAAGCTGCTCCAGGAGGAGAAGCAGCTTCAGGCTCGTCTGGAGAAAGGAGAGGACAGTGTGGCAGACAGACTAGACAAG GTCTACGAGGAGCTGAGGGTGATCGGAGCTGCGGCGGCCGAACCCAAAGCCAGGAGGATCTTGGCCGGCTTGTCCTTTACCCCCGAGATGCAGAACAGACCCACCAAAAGGTTCTCGGGAGGTTGGAGAATGAGAGTTTCGCTTGCCAG GGCTCTGTTCATGGAGCCCACCTTACTGATGCTTGACGAACCCACCAACCACCTGGACCTGAATGCCGTCATCTGGCTCAACAA CTATCTTCAAGGCTGGAAGAAAACCCTGCTCATAGTTTCCCACGACCAAAGTTTCCTCGATGAAGTGTGCACTGACATCATGCACCTCGACAACCAGAAACTCTACTACTACAGAGGCAACTACT TGACcttcaaaaaaatgtatgtccAGAAGCAAAAGGAGCTCCAGAAACAATACGACAAGCAGGAGAAGAAACTTAAGGACCTGAAGGCTGGTGGCAAGTCCACCAAACAGGCT gagAAGCAGACAAAAGAAGCGCTCACCAGAAAACAACAGAAAGGCAAGAAGAAGGGGGGTCAGGAAGAGGAGAGCCACGAGGCCACGGAACTGCTGAAGCGGCCCAAAGAGTACACTGTCAAGTTCACCTTTCCAaaccctcctcctctttcgcCACCCATTTTGGGCCTGCATA GTGTTGATTTCTCCTACGATGGCCACAAGCCACTCTTCAGGAATGTCGACTTTGGAATTGACATGGAATCCAGAA TTTGTATCGTTGGCCCGAATGGTGTTGGGAAGAGtacattgctgttgctgctcAATGGGAAATTAAATCCT ACTAAGGGTGAGATGAGGAAGAATCATCGATTG AAAATCGGCTTCTTCAACCAGCAGTACGCAGATCAGTTGAACATGGAGGAGAACCCCACAGAGTACCTGATGAGGAACTTCAACCTCCCCTATCAGGATGGCAGGAAGTGCCTGGGACGTTTTGGCCTGGAGAGCCACGCGCACACCATTCAAATCTCCAAACTGTCTG GTGGTCAGAAAGCTCGAGTTGTGTTTGCTGAACTATCCTGCCGCCAGCCAGATGTCCTCATCTTG GATGAACCCACTAACAATCTGGATATTGAGTCCATTGATGCTTTATCAGAGGCCATCAATGAATACAAAGGAG CTGTGATCATAGTGAGTCACGACGCCCGTCTCATCACTGAAACTCAGTGCCAGCTGTGGGTGGTGGAAGATTACTCGGTCAACCAGATCGACGGCGACTTTGACGAGTACAAGCGAGAAGTTCTCGAGTCCCTCGGCGAGACCATGGTCAATAAGGTTAACCCGTGA
- the abcf1 gene encoding ATP-binding cassette sub-family F member 1 isoform X3 produces MPKKGQEEAEWVGDEDQPTTEKAVKKGKKDKKGKKSFFEELQTEEKPEKEVKVPAKDAKQPHKKKKDRRKDKGEDAGNDSDEDVLLKLKKLSAQASDEEDEPVVAPRKGNKKNKGGNIFAALSQGMSGEEDNSDLDQQEEPVKKLPENDEDEKPKDKMKAIKKTAAEKSHHDEDEGENSDDDDMLMSAEDVIAEQAKQQQDDDPFSNLSKKEKKKKKKMMEYERQVASLRAQNALEGDFSISQAEMSSRQAMLENASDIKLERFSISAHGKELFVNADLLIVAGRRYGLVGPNGKGKTTLLKHIANRALSIPPNIDVLLCEQEVVADDTPAVQAVLKADTRRLKLLQEEKQLQARLEKGEDSVADRLDKVYEELRVIGAAAAEPKARRILAGLSFTPEMQNRPTKRFSGGWRMRVSLARALFMEPTLLMLDEPTNHLDLNAVIWLNNYLQGWKKTLLIVSHDQSFLDEVCTDIMHLDNQKLYYYRGNYLTFKKMYVQKQKELQKQYDKQEKKLKDLKAGGKSTKQAEKQTKEALTRKQQKGKKKGGQEEESHEATELLKRPKEYTVKFTFPNPPPLSPPILGLHSVDFSYDGHKPLFRNVDFGIDMESRICIVGPNGVGKSTLLLLLNGKLNPTKGEMRKNHRLKIGFFNQQYADQLNMEENPTEYLMRNFNLPYQDGRKCLGRFGLESHAHTIQISKLSGGQKARVVFAELSCRQPDVLILDEPTNNLDIESIDALSEAINEYKGAVIIVSHDARLITETQCQLWVVEDYSVNQIDGDFDEYKREVLESLGETMVNKVNP; encoded by the exons ATGCCGAAGAAAGGACAAGAAGAAGCAGAGTGGGTGGGCGACGAAGATCAGCCTACAACAG AAAAGGCTGTGAAAAAGGGGAAGAAAGataaaaaggggaaaaaaagt TTTTTCGAGGAACTCCAGACAGAGGAGAAACCTGAAAAAGAAGTTAAGGTTCCTGCGAAAGATGCAAAACAG cctcataaaaagaaaaaggaccGCCGTAAAGACAAAGGTGAAGATGCGGGCAATGACAGCGATGAAGATGTCTTGCTGAAGCTTAAAAAGCTCTCGGCGCAAGCCAGTGATGAAGAAGATGAACCTG TTGTTGCCCCCAGGAAAGGAAACAAGAAGAACAAG GGTGGTAACATTTTTGCAGCTCTCAGCCAGGGTATGAGTGGTGAGGAAGACAACTCGGATTTGGACCAGCAAGAGGAACCAGTCAAAAAG TTACCAGAGAACGATGAGGATGAGAAACCCAAggacaaaatgaaagcaatt AAAAAGACAGCGGCCGAGAAATCGCATCATGATGAAGACGAGGGAGAGAACAGTGACGATGACGACATGCTGATG AGTGCTGAAGATGTCATCGCCGAGCAGGCCAAACAGCAGCAGGACGATGACCCCTTTTCTAACCTTAGcaagaaggagaaaaagaagaagaaaaaaatg ATGGAGTATGAGCGTCAAGTGGCAAGTCTCCGTGCCCAGAATGCCTTGGAAGGGGATTTCTCCATTTCCCAAGCTGAAATGTCCTCCAGACAGGCCATGCTGGAGAACGCGTCTGACATCAAG CTGGAGAGGTTCAGCATTTCTGCCCATGGCAAAGAGCTTTTTGTCAACGCTGATCTCCTCATAGTGGCAGGAAGAAGATATGGTTTGGTCGGACCAAACGG CAAAGGGAAGACCACGTTGCTGAAACACATCGCCAACAGAGCTCTGAGCATTCCCCCCAACATCGACGTGTTGCTATGCGAGCAAG AGGTGGTGGCTGACGACACGCCGGCAGTTCAGGCGGTGCTGAAGGCCGACACTCGCCGCCTGAAGCTGCTCCAGGAGGAGAAGCAGCTTCAGGCTCGTCTGGAGAAAGGAGAGGACAGTGTGGCAGACAGACTAGACAAG GTCTACGAGGAGCTGAGGGTGATCGGAGCTGCGGCGGCCGAACCCAAAGCCAGGAGGATCTTGGCCGGCTTGTCCTTTACCCCCGAGATGCAGAACAGACCCACCAAAAGGTTCTCGGGAGGTTGGAGAATGAGAGTTTCGCTTGCCAG GGCTCTGTTCATGGAGCCCACCTTACTGATGCTTGACGAACCCACCAACCACCTGGACCTGAATGCCGTCATCTGGCTCAACAA CTATCTTCAAGGCTGGAAGAAAACCCTGCTCATAGTTTCCCACGACCAAAGTTTCCTCGATGAAGTGTGCACTGACATCATGCACCTCGACAACCAGAAACTCTACTACTACAGAGGCAACTACT TGACcttcaaaaaaatgtatgtccAGAAGCAAAAGGAGCTCCAGAAACAATACGACAAGCAGGAGAAGAAACTTAAGGACCTGAAGGCTGGTGGCAAGTCCACCAAACAGGCT gagAAGCAGACAAAAGAAGCGCTCACCAGAAAACAACAGAAAGGCAAGAAGAAGGGGGGTCAGGAAGAGGAGAGCCACGAGGCCACGGAACTGCTGAAGCGGCCCAAAGAGTACACTGTCAAGTTCACCTTTCCAaaccctcctcctctttcgcCACCCATTTTGGGCCTGCATA GTGTTGATTTCTCCTACGATGGCCACAAGCCACTCTTCAGGAATGTCGACTTTGGAATTGACATGGAATCCAGAA TTTGTATCGTTGGCCCGAATGGTGTTGGGAAGAGtacattgctgttgctgctcAATGGGAAATTAAATCCT ACTAAGGGTGAGATGAGGAAGAATCATCGATTG AAAATCGGCTTCTTCAACCAGCAGTACGCAGATCAGTTGAACATGGAGGAGAACCCCACAGAGTACCTGATGAGGAACTTCAACCTCCCCTATCAGGATGGCAGGAAGTGCCTGGGACGTTTTGGCCTGGAGAGCCACGCGCACACCATTCAAATCTCCAAACTGTCTG GTGGTCAGAAAGCTCGAGTTGTGTTTGCTGAACTATCCTGCCGCCAGCCAGATGTCCTCATCTTG GATGAACCCACTAACAATCTGGATATTGAGTCCATTGATGCTTTATCAGAGGCCATCAATGAATACAAAGGAG CTGTGATCATAGTGAGTCACGACGCCCGTCTCATCACTGAAACTCAGTGCCAGCTGTGGGTGGTGGAAGATTACTCGGTCAACCAGATCGACGGCGACTTTGACGAGTACAAGCGAGAAGTTCTCGAGTCCCTCGGCGAGACCATGGTCAATAAGGTTAACCCGTGA
- the abcf1 gene encoding ATP-binding cassette sub-family F member 1 isoform X2: MPKKGQEEAEWVGDEDQPTTEKAVKKGKKDKKGKKSFFEELQTEEKPEKEVKVPAKDAKQPHKKKKDRRKDKGEDAGNDSDEDVLLKLKKLSAQASDEEDEPVVAPRKGNKKNKGGNIFAALSQGMSGEEDNSDLDQQEEPVKKEAEKGKKKDKAKAKLPENDEDEKPKDKMKAIKKTAAEKSHHDEDEGENSDDDDMLMSAEDVIAEQAKQQQDDDPFSNLSKKEKKKKKKMMEYERQVASLRAQNALEGDFSISQAEMSSRQAMLENASDIKLERFSISAHGKELFVNADLLIVAGRRYGLVGPNGKGKTTLLKHIANRALSIPPNIDVLLCEQEVVADDTPAVQAVLKADTRRLKLLQEEKQLQARLEKGEDSVADRLDKVYEELRVIGAAAAEPKARRILAGLSFTPEMQNRPTKRFSGGWRMRVSLARALFMEPTLLMLDEPTNHLDLNAVIWLNNYLQGWKKTLLIVSHDQSFLDEVCTDIMHLDNQKLYYYRGNYLTFKKMYVQKQKELQKQYDKQEKKLKDLKAGGKSTKQAEKQTKEALTRKQQKGKKKGGQEEESHEATELLKRPKEYTVKFTFPNPPPLSPPILGLHSVDFSYDGHKPLFRNVDFGIDMESRICIVGPNGVGKSTLLLLLNGKLNPTKGEMRKNHRLKIGFFNQQYADQLNMEENPTEYLMRNFNLPYQDGRKCLGRFGLESHAHTIQISKLSGGQKARVVFAELSCRQPDVLILDEPTNNLDIESIDALSEAINEYKGAVIIVSHDARLITETQCQLWVVEDYSVNQIDGDFDEYKREVLESLGETMVNKVNP; this comes from the exons ATGCCGAAGAAAGGACAAGAAGAAGCAGAGTGGGTGGGCGACGAAGATCAGCCTACAACAG AAAAGGCTGTGAAAAAGGGGAAGAAAGataaaaaggggaaaaaaagt TTTTTCGAGGAACTCCAGACAGAGGAGAAACCTGAAAAAGAAGTTAAGGTTCCTGCGAAAGATGCAAAACAG cctcataaaaagaaaaaggaccGCCGTAAAGACAAAGGTGAAGATGCGGGCAATGACAGCGATGAAGATGTCTTGCTGAAGCTTAAAAAGCTCTCGGCGCAAGCCAGTGATGAAGAAGATGAACCTG TTGTTGCCCCCAGGAAAGGAAACAAGAAGAACAAG GGTGGTAACATTTTTGCAGCTCTCAGCCAGGGTATGAGTGGTGAGGAAGACAACTCGGATTTGGACCAGCAAGAGGAACCAGTCAAAAAG GAGGCTGAGAAGGGCAAGAAAAAAGATAAAGCTAAAGCTAAG TTACCAGAGAACGATGAGGATGAGAAACCCAAggacaaaatgaaagcaatt AAAAAGACAGCGGCCGAGAAATCGCATCATGATGAAGACGAGGGAGAGAACAGTGACGATGACGACATGCTGATG AGTGCTGAAGATGTCATCGCCGAGCAGGCCAAACAGCAGCAGGACGATGACCCCTTTTCTAACCTTAGcaagaaggagaaaaagaagaagaaaaaaatg ATGGAGTATGAGCGTCAAGTGGCAAGTCTCCGTGCCCAGAATGCCTTGGAAGGGGATTTCTCCATTTCCCAAGCTGAAATGTCCTCCAGACAGGCCATGCTGGAGAACGCGTCTGACATCAAG CTGGAGAGGTTCAGCATTTCTGCCCATGGCAAAGAGCTTTTTGTCAACGCTGATCTCCTCATAGTGGCAGGAAGAAGATATGGTTTGGTCGGACCAAACGG CAAAGGGAAGACCACGTTGCTGAAACACATCGCCAACAGAGCTCTGAGCATTCCCCCCAACATCGACGTGTTGCTATGCGAGCAAG AGGTGGTGGCTGACGACACGCCGGCAGTTCAGGCGGTGCTGAAGGCCGACACTCGCCGCCTGAAGCTGCTCCAGGAGGAGAAGCAGCTTCAGGCTCGTCTGGAGAAAGGAGAGGACAGTGTGGCAGACAGACTAGACAAG GTCTACGAGGAGCTGAGGGTGATCGGAGCTGCGGCGGCCGAACCCAAAGCCAGGAGGATCTTGGCCGGCTTGTCCTTTACCCCCGAGATGCAGAACAGACCCACCAAAAGGTTCTCGGGAGGTTGGAGAATGAGAGTTTCGCTTGCCAG GGCTCTGTTCATGGAGCCCACCTTACTGATGCTTGACGAACCCACCAACCACCTGGACCTGAATGCCGTCATCTGGCTCAACAA CTATCTTCAAGGCTGGAAGAAAACCCTGCTCATAGTTTCCCACGACCAAAGTTTCCTCGATGAAGTGTGCACTGACATCATGCACCTCGACAACCAGAAACTCTACTACTACAGAGGCAACTACT TGACcttcaaaaaaatgtatgtccAGAAGCAAAAGGAGCTCCAGAAACAATACGACAAGCAGGAGAAGAAACTTAAGGACCTGAAGGCTGGTGGCAAGTCCACCAAACAGGCT gagAAGCAGACAAAAGAAGCGCTCACCAGAAAACAACAGAAAGGCAAGAAGAAGGGGGGTCAGGAAGAGGAGAGCCACGAGGCCACGGAACTGCTGAAGCGGCCCAAAGAGTACACTGTCAAGTTCACCTTTCCAaaccctcctcctctttcgcCACCCATTTTGGGCCTGCATA GTGTTGATTTCTCCTACGATGGCCACAAGCCACTCTTCAGGAATGTCGACTTTGGAATTGACATGGAATCCAGAA TTTGTATCGTTGGCCCGAATGGTGTTGGGAAGAGtacattgctgttgctgctcAATGGGAAATTAAATCCT ACTAAGGGTGAGATGAGGAAGAATCATCGATTG AAAATCGGCTTCTTCAACCAGCAGTACGCAGATCAGTTGAACATGGAGGAGAACCCCACAGAGTACCTGATGAGGAACTTCAACCTCCCCTATCAGGATGGCAGGAAGTGCCTGGGACGTTTTGGCCTGGAGAGCCACGCGCACACCATTCAAATCTCCAAACTGTCTG GTGGTCAGAAAGCTCGAGTTGTGTTTGCTGAACTATCCTGCCGCCAGCCAGATGTCCTCATCTTG GATGAACCCACTAACAATCTGGATATTGAGTCCATTGATGCTTTATCAGAGGCCATCAATGAATACAAAGGAG CTGTGATCATAGTGAGTCACGACGCCCGTCTCATCACTGAAACTCAGTGCCAGCTGTGGGTGGTGGAAGATTACTCGGTCAACCAGATCGACGGCGACTTTGACGAGTACAAGCGAGAAGTTCTCGAGTCCCTCGGCGAGACCATGGTCAATAAGGTTAACCCGTGA
- the mrps18b gene encoding 28S ribosomal protein S18b, mitochondrial: MAASVQTVVRAVVRISPSMLYPLRQFKRISMRICPAIRPLALPSHSLCQAVTLQDEAATKETEALSRYKDRPWDYLESEEYIERYGAHPVWAGYRRNHKGGIPPQKTRKTCIRGDKICGNPCPICRDPHVIIHHQNVKLLQQFISPHTGVVYDPTRTGVCMKQQKKLTEAVNAARDHGFLSFQIPYVDFAGEDYSNGHDAVGFTPPAPSLTTGDDWYKWYGEITPDEKEVAQVRKTYKAYLKPGT, encoded by the exons ATGGCTGCCTCCGTCCAAACCGTTGTAAGGGCAGTGGTCCGCATCTCGCCTTCAATGTTATATCCACTGCGACAATTTAAG AGGATATCTATGAGAATCTGTCCAGCTATTCGGCCACTTGCACTTCCAAGCCACTCTTTGTGCCAAGCAGTGACACTGCAGGATGAGGCGGCGACCAAGGAAACCGAGGCACTCTCTCGCTACAAAGACAGACCGTGGGATTATCTGGAAAGTGAAG AGTACATTGAGAGGTATGGAGCCCATCCAGTATGGGCGGGTTACAGGAGGAACCACAAAGGAGGCATTCCCCCACAGAAGACTCGCAAGACCTGCATT AGAGGAGACAAGATATGTGGAAACCCCTGTCCAATATGTCGAGATCCACATGTGATTATTCATCATCAG aATGTGAAGCTGTTGCAGCAGTTCATCAGCCCCCACACTGGTGTGGTGTATGATCCCACTCGAACTG GTGTGTGTATGAAACAGCAGAAGAAGCTGACTGAAGCAGTCAACGCTGCACGAGATCATG gctttctttcctttcagaTTCCCTATGTGGATTTTGCAGGCGAAGATTACTCCAATGGCCATGATGCTGTGGGCTTCACACCGCCTGCCCCTTCTTTAACGACCGGTGACGACTGGTATAAATGGTATGGTGAAATCACACCAGACGAGAAGGAAGTTGCTCAAGTCAGGAAGACCTATAAGGCTTATCTAAAGCCAGGCACATGA